A window of the Nibribacter ruber genome harbors these coding sequences:
- a CDS encoding ABC transporter ATP-binding protein, with protein sequence MSTIIQTNEISRMYQMGTETIHALRSISIEIQKGEYVAFMGPSGSGKSTLMNIIGCLDTPTSGTYILNGKDVSNMVDNELATVRNREIGFVFQTFNLLPRSSSLENVALPLIYAGYSKSDREEKAMEALRSVGLDTRAKHKPNELSGGQRQRVAIARALVNDPSIILADEPTGNLDSKTSYEIMELFENLYAKGNTIIMVTHEDDIAHYAHRIVRLRDGLIESDVINDNVTIPHLQAAAHNASI encoded by the coding sequence ATGAGCACCATCATTCAAACCAATGAGATTTCGCGCATGTACCAGATGGGCACCGAGACCATCCATGCCCTCAGGTCTATTTCCATTGAGATTCAGAAAGGCGAATACGTGGCGTTCATGGGACCGTCTGGTTCTGGAAAGTCCACGCTCATGAACATCATTGGCTGCCTGGACACGCCCACCAGCGGCACCTATATTCTGAACGGCAAGGATGTGAGCAACATGGTAGACAATGAGCTGGCCACGGTGCGTAACCGGGAGATTGGCTTCGTGTTCCAAACGTTCAACCTGTTGCCCCGGTCTTCATCTCTTGAGAATGTGGCCTTGCCTTTGATTTATGCCGGCTACAGCAAATCTGACCGCGAAGAAAAAGCCATGGAAGCCCTGAGAAGCGTAGGTCTGGACACCCGGGCCAAGCACAAGCCCAATGAACTGTCGGGTGGGCAGCGCCAACGTGTGGCCATTGCCCGCGCCTTGGTGAATGACCCCAGCATTATCCTGGCAGATGAGCCAACTGGTAACCTGGACTCCAAGACCTCTTATGAGATCATGGAGCTGTTTGAGAACCTTTACGCCAAGGGCAACACCATCATCATGGTAACCCACGAAGACGACATAGCCCATTACGCGCACCGCATAGTGCGCCTGCGCGATGGCCTGATTGAGTCTGACGTAATTAATGACAACGTGACGATCCCTCATTTACAGGCCGCCGCGCACAACGCATCTATCTAG
- a CDS encoding cob(I)yrinic acid a,c-diamide adenosyltransferase → MKIYTKTGDKGETSLIGGTRVKKSHVRIEAYGTVDELNSFIGVVRDQEVNLKRQALFSEIQDRLFTIGSTLATDPEKDTKIQTPDLHEEDIKLLEKEMDALDQNLPPLRNFILPGGHVAVSFCHVARTVCRRAERLSIALQEDSPVDDLIIKYLNRLSDFLFVLSRAMSQELGAQEITWKPRI, encoded by the coding sequence ATGAAAATTTACACCAAGACCGGCGACAAAGGCGAAACCTCTTTGATTGGCGGCACCCGCGTTAAAAAATCACACGTCCGCATTGAGGCCTACGGCACTGTAGACGAGCTCAACTCCTTTATTGGCGTAGTGCGTGACCAGGAAGTAAACCTAAAGCGCCAGGCCCTTTTCTCTGAAATACAGGACCGCCTGTTCACAATAGGTTCTACTTTGGCTACAGATCCAGAAAAAGACACCAAAATCCAGACCCCAGACCTGCACGAAGAAGACATTAAGCTGTTAGAGAAAGAGATGGACGCTTTGGACCAGAACCTGCCGCCTTTGCGTAACTTCATCCTGCCGGGCGGCCACGTGGCTGTATCATTTTGTCATGTGGCGCGTACAGTGTGCAGACGGGCAGAACGTCTTTCCATTGCCTTGCAAGAAGACTCTCCCGTAGATGATCTTATCATCAAGTACCTGAACAGACTTTCTGACTTCCTTTTTGTTCTAAGCCGCGCCATGAGCCAAGAGCTGGGCGCACAAGAAATAACCTGGAAGCCTCGTATCTGA
- a CDS encoding branched-chain amino acid aminotransferase, which yields MQSDIMTIHTQVTTASRLADLDMENIQFGKIFADHMVSIDYANGEWQTPQILPYGPIELSPATAALHYGQALFEGMKAYKTVDGQVVLFRPQANWARMNESAKRLCMPEIPEELFMESLKQLIALDANWVPGKVGNSLYIRPFMFASDALVGVRPSETYKFMIFCSPASQYYAEPVRVKIEEKYTRSVEGGAGYAKAAGNYGASLYPTKLAQEKGFHQVIWTDGKEHNFIEESGTMNVMFVIDGKLITPALSSSILAGITRDSVLQLARDWGMPVEERRISVQEIVDAHAAGTLEDAFGTGTAATIAPIKSIMYKEHEMELPAVANRTFSNKVAAELDKIRHGQAEDVHGWMVPVQ from the coding sequence ATGCAATCAGACATCATGACTATTCATACCCAAGTAACCACCGCCAGCCGGTTGGCAGACCTGGACATGGAGAACATCCAGTTCGGGAAAATCTTTGCAGACCACATGGTTTCCATTGACTATGCAAACGGCGAGTGGCAGACACCCCAGATCTTACCGTATGGCCCTATTGAACTAAGCCCGGCCACGGCAGCATTGCATTATGGCCAAGCTTTGTTTGAAGGCATGAAAGCCTATAAAACCGTAGACGGCCAGGTTGTGTTGTTCCGGCCGCAAGCCAACTGGGCCCGCATGAACGAGTCTGCCAAGCGTCTGTGCATGCCAGAGATCCCGGAGGAGTTGTTCATGGAAAGCCTCAAGCAACTCATTGCCCTGGATGCAAACTGGGTACCTGGCAAAGTGGGTAACTCACTGTACATAAGACCCTTCATGTTTGCCAGTGATGCCTTGGTGGGTGTACGCCCGTCAGAGACGTATAAGTTCATGATTTTCTGCAGCCCTGCCAGCCAGTATTACGCTGAGCCGGTGCGCGTGAAGATTGAAGAAAAATACACCCGCTCTGTAGAAGGCGGCGCCGGTTACGCCAAAGCAGCCGGTAACTACGGTGCCTCTCTATACCCAACCAAGTTGGCGCAGGAGAAAGGCTTCCATCAAGTGATCTGGACAGACGGCAAAGAGCACAACTTCATTGAAGAATCTGGTACCATGAACGTGATGTTTGTGATTGACGGCAAATTAATCACGCCTGCTTTGAGCTCCTCTATCCTGGCTGGTATCACCCGCGACAGCGTGTTGCAACTGGCCCGCGACTGGGGAATGCCGGTGGAAGAGCGCCGCATCTCTGTACAGGAGATTGTAGACGCTCACGCCGCTGGTACCCTGGAAGACGCCTTTGGCACCGGCACGGCCGCTACCATTGCGCCCATCAAGTCCATCATGTACAAAGAACATGAGATGGAATTGCCGGCCGTGGCCAACCGTACTTTCTCTAACAAAGTAGCCGCAGAACTAGACAAAATCAGACACGGCCAGGCAGAAGACGTGCACGGCTGGATGGTTCCGGTTCAGTAG